One Denticeps clupeoides chromosome 10, fDenClu1.1, whole genome shotgun sequence genomic window carries:
- the LOC114798342 gene encoding LOW QUALITY PROTEIN: contactin-4 (The sequence of the model RefSeq protein was modified relative to this genomic sequence to represent the inferred CDS: inserted 1 base in 1 codon; deleted 1 base in 1 codon), protein MELLWKLLLLQSFVGCFADSSDPLRPVFIKQPGSIVFPLPSTESSREVVFSCEAQGYPPPSYRWKLNDTFIAPAPGSRYTFSGGNLRISHLNKEQDVGIYQCLASNSFGTILSREASLHIAYLDNFKTQRRNPVRVREGQAVVLLCSPPPHMGELTFSWIFNEFPSFVKQDTQRFVSQKNGNLYIAKVEPSDVGNYTCVVTNTVTKSSVQGPPTLLELRADGVMGEYEPKIEVQFPEVVSMGKGMTIKLECFALGNPVPKISWRRLDGSPFSRKVDLSKVSGVLEIPYFQPDDAGVYECVAENSRGRNTVKGKLSYYAPPHLTEKPQDLQKPIDDSVVWECKASGKPKPSYRWLKNGEALEPMEDRVQVVNGALTISSLTLGDAGMYQCVAENRYGRVFSNAELRVIAIAPDFSQHLLKTQTLARQGGDVLIECRPRMSPRGMISWRKGKEALRDSHRISVLDNGSLRISNVTKLDAGLYTCVARNQFGVASSTGTLVVKEATVISTKPSQLDVTIGESVVLPCQVSHDPSLDVKFTWFFNELMIQFGGRGGYFEKVGGHSSGDIMIRNIQLRHAGKYTCAVQTKVDSASIATDVVVRGPPGPPVDIQVQDLTETICTLTWRSGPDNHSPIIKYAIQGRTSFSLGWQAVSTVPKILSEPTDSATVTDLSPWVEYEFRVXATNSIGTGETQQIIQKKVRTKESLPKVTPTRVSGGGGTRSELVITWEPVPEELQSGPGFGYVVAFRPHGAQGWMQAAVTSPEASKYIFRDESIPPFAPYHVKVGVYNNKGEGPFGPVTTIYSAEEEPSEVPTRVRAKSMSASEVEVIWKPLPWTTNKRRIMGYELRLWGMKEKQEAARVLRTAGNQTSAVVRNLEGSSMYFMCLRAYNSAGLGPDSAIVNITTKKPPPRQPPTKVMWNTSNSKIILKWDHVKALENESEVMGYKVMYKQNRHSRPSVVETNTTSLELSLPVDEDYLVQIRPVSEGGEGSSSRLITIPRTAGTLAVGSGSHLPEFSRFLLLSMTYTVRNVL, encoded by the exons ACTCCAGCGATCCTCTGAGGCCCGTCTTCATCAAGCAGCCGGGCAGCATTGTGTTTCCTCTGCCCTCCACGGAGTCCAGCCGAGAAGTGGTGTTCAGTTGCGAAGCCCAGGGTTACCCACCGCCCTCCTACAG GTGGAAGCTGAATGACACCTTCATAGCCCCGGCACCAGGTTCCCGCTACACTTTTTCGGGAGGCAATCTCCGGATAAGTCATCTTAATAAAGAGCAGGATGTTGGTATTTACCAGTGCCTCGCATCCAACTCCTTTGGGACGATTCTCAGTAGGGAGGCCAGTCTTCATATTGCGT ACCTGGATAACTTCAAGACCCAGAGAAGAAACCCGGTGAGGGTCCGTGAAGGACAGGCGGTGGTTTTGCTGTGCAGCCCCCCGCCTCATATGGGAG AGCTgaccttttcctggatcttcaACGAGTTCCCCTCATTTGTGAAGCAGGACACTCAGCGCTTTGTATCTCAGAAGAACGGCAACCTGTACATCGCTAAAGTTGAGCCTTCAGATGTTGGCAACTACACCTGTGTGGTGACGAACACCGTGACCAAGAGCAGCGTTCAGGGTCCCCCCACCCTACTGGAGCTGCGCGCCGATG GTGTTATGGGTGAATATGAGCCAAAAATTGAAGTTCAGTTTCCTGAGGTTGTGTCCATGGGAAAGGGAATGACGATTAAGCTGGAATGTTTTGCTCTGGGAAA CCCTGTGCCTAAAATTAGCTGGAGAAGACTGGATGGCAGCCCTTTCTCCCGAAAAGTGGACCTGAGCAAAGTAAGCGGCGTCTTGGAGATCCCGTACTTCCAGCCGGATGATGCaggagtgtatgagtgtgtcgCTGAAAACTCCAGGGGCAGAAACACAGTCAAAGGAAAACTTTCCTACTACG CCCCACCTCACCTGACCGAGAAGCCACAAGACCTGCAGAAGCCCATTGACGACTCTGTGGTGTGGGAATGCAAGGCCAGTGGAAAGCCAAAGCCCTCATATCGATGGCTGAAGAATGGGGAAGCTCTGGAGCCAATGGAG GACAGAGTCCAGGTGGTGAATGGAGCTCTGACTATCTCCAGCTTGACCCTTGGCGATGCAGGAATGTACCAGTGTGTGGCTGAAAACAGATATGGACGAGTTTTCAGCAACGCAGAACTCAGAGTGATAG CCATAGCACCCGACTTCTCCCAGCACCTCCTGAAGACTCAGACCTTGGCACGGCAGGGTGGCGATGTGCTGATCGAGTGCCGGCCCCGGATGTCCCCCCGTGGGATGATTTCCTGGAGGAAGGGAAAGGAGGCGCTGAGGGACAGTCACAG AATCTCTGTGTTGGATAATGGAAGCCTTAGAATATCAAATGTCACCAAACTGGATGCCGGCCTCTACACTTGTGTGGCCAGAAACCAATTTGGAGTGGCAAGCAGTACAGGAACACTGGTGGTGAAAG AAGCAACAGTGATTTCCACCAAGCCATCACAACTGGACGTGACCATTGGAGAGAGTGTTGTCCTGCCCTGTCAGGTGTCACATGATCCATCTCTGGATGTGAAATTTACTTGGTTCTTCAATGAGCTTATGATCCAGTTTGGTGGTCGTGGTGGATACTTCGAAAAAGTTGGTGGA CATTCCTCTGGAGATATTATGATTCGCAACATTCAactgaggcatgctgggaaatacACATGCGCGGTACAGACAAAGGTGGACAGCGCTTCCATCGCCACTGATGTAGTGGTCAGAG GACCCCCAGGGCCTCCTGTAGACATCCAGGTACAGGACCTCACTGAGACCATCTGTACCCTCACCTGGAGATCTGGTCCTGATAACCACAGCCCCATCATAAAATATGCAATACAAGGGAGAACTTCATTCTCTTTGGGATGGCAGGCTGTCAGTACAG TTCCAAAGATCCTCTCAGAGCCAACAGAT TCTGCCACTGTCACTGACCTGAGTCCATGGGTGGAATACGAGTTCAGAG TAGCAACAAACTCCATCGGGACGGGGGAAACCCAGCAAATCATCCAAAAAAAGGTCAGAACTAAAGAATCAC TTCCGAAGGTGACACCAACAAGAGTTAGTGGTGGCGGTGGGACTCGCTCAGAACTGGTCATCACTTGGGAG CCTGTTCCTGAAGAGCTCCAGAGTGGACCAGGCTTTGGCTATGTTGTGGCCTTCCGTCCTCACGGAGCCCAAGGATGGATGCAGGCCGCTGTGACCTCTCCCGAAGcctcaaaatacattttcagggATGAGAGCATCCCCCCCTTTGCCCCTTACCATGTCAAAGTTGGCGTGTACAACAACAAAGGAGAAGGCCCATTTGGACCCGTCACTACTATCTACTCTGCAGAAGAAG AACCCAGTGAAGTTCCCACAAGGGTTCGAGCCAAGAGCATGTCTGCTTCTGAGGTGGAGGTCATCTGGAAACCTCTACCCTGGACCACTAACAAAAGGCGCATCATGGGCTATGAG CTCCGGCTCTGGGGAATGAAGGAGAAGCAGGAGGCGGCAAGAGTGCTGCGGACGGCAGGAAACCAGACGTCGGCAGTCGTCCGCAATTTGGAGGGCAGCAGCATGTACTTCATGTGTCTGAGGGCGTACAACAGTGCAGGCTTGGGGCCGGACAGTGCCATTGTTAACATCACCACCAAAAAGCCTC cACCACGCCAGCCCCCAACCAAGGTAATGTGGAACACATCCAACTCAAAGATCATTCTGAAGTGGGACCACGTCAAAGCCCTcgagaatgagtcagaggtcaTGGGATACAAG GTGATGTACAAGCAGAACAGACACAGTCGACCCAGCGTGGTGGAGACCAACACCACCTCCCTCGAGCTGTCCCTGCCCGTCGACGAGGACTACCTGGTCCAGATCAGGCCAGTCAGTGAAGGGGGCGAGGGCAGCAGCAGTCGACTGATCACCATCCCGCGGACAGCAG gTACACTGGCCGTTGGCTCAGGCTCGCATCTGCCGGAATTCTCTCGGTTCTTACTGCTCTCCATGACCTACACAGTAAGGAATGTGTTATGA